From a single Serratia surfactantfaciens genomic region:
- a CDS encoding outer membrane usher protein has translation MMFSPAGKLFRFQVLGLCITLALGSSSTRVYAEDGVQFNADILDVNDRKNIDLSQFSRSGYIMPGSYGMVVHLNKSELPEQKIAFYPPDNDPAGSRACVAKALVDQLGLKSAAMQSLTWWHQGECLDESSLKGMVSRGDLATGTLYLSVPQAYLEYSSDDWDPPSRWDEGIPGLLFDYNVNAQSRQQQQGGTRGYSVSGNGTAGANLGAWRLRADWQGQVNHQTGSGQSTEKRLDWSRYYAYRAVSALRSRLTLGEDYLDSGIFDSFRFSGVSLVSDDNMLPPNLRGYAPEVVGVAKTNAKVTISQQGRVIYETQVAAGPFRIQDINDAVTGELDVRVEEQDGGVQAFKVNTASIPYLTRPGSWRFKLAAGKPSDWQHHSRGPLFGTGEFSWGVSNGWSLYGGALLGGDYNALSLGVGRDLMMFGALSFDATQSRARLPQRDETLSGGSYRVSYSKTFDELDSQVTFAGYRFSEEDFMSMSEYLDARYYGSRVGNNKEMYTITFNKQFRDWGLSSYLNYSHQTYWDRPSNDRYNLTLSSYFDLGEIKNLNLSLSAYRNRYNDTNDDGVYLSLSMPWGNGATLSYNSTVNRNDTTNRVGYYQRVDEHNNYQLSAGSARHGANLSGYYNHEGDAARLSANASYQEGRYSAVGVSAQGGATLTPEGGALHRVGMIGGTRLLLDTNGVGGVPVRGYGSTVRTNRFGKAVVADVNSYYRNKASIDLDKLGDNAEATRSVVQATLTEGAIGYRQFDVIAGEKAMAIVKLADGSTPPFGATVLNARKQETGIVNDGGSVYLSGVRAGESMTLHWSGAAQCQVQLPATLPADMLTRTLLLPCRPIAAAQSAPVE, from the coding sequence ATGATGTTTTCGCCTGCTGGGAAGCTATTTCGTTTTCAGGTGCTGGGATTATGTATCACGCTGGCGCTGGGAAGTTCATCAACGCGGGTCTATGCCGAAGATGGCGTTCAGTTTAATGCCGACATTTTGGACGTGAACGATCGCAAAAATATCGACCTAAGCCAATTTTCCCGCAGCGGATACATTATGCCGGGAAGTTACGGCATGGTGGTTCATCTCAATAAAAGCGAGTTGCCCGAGCAGAAAATCGCTTTTTATCCGCCGGACAACGATCCTGCCGGCAGCCGCGCCTGCGTCGCTAAAGCGTTGGTCGATCAGCTTGGGCTGAAATCGGCGGCGATGCAATCGCTCACCTGGTGGCATCAGGGCGAGTGTCTGGATGAGTCCAGCCTGAAAGGCATGGTGTCGCGGGGCGATCTGGCGACGGGGACGCTGTACCTGAGCGTGCCGCAGGCTTACCTGGAATACAGCTCGGATGACTGGGATCCGCCGTCGCGCTGGGATGAGGGCATTCCAGGGCTGCTGTTCGATTACAACGTCAACGCACAAAGCCGACAGCAGCAGCAGGGCGGCACGCGTGGTTACAGCGTCAGCGGCAACGGCACCGCCGGCGCCAACCTGGGCGCGTGGCGTCTGCGCGCCGACTGGCAGGGGCAGGTCAATCATCAGACCGGCAGCGGGCAATCCACGGAAAAACGCCTGGATTGGAGCCGCTATTACGCCTATCGGGCCGTTTCCGCGCTGCGCTCGCGCCTGACGCTCGGCGAGGACTATCTGGATTCGGGCATTTTCGACAGCTTTCGTTTCTCGGGGGTGAGCCTGGTGTCGGACGACAACATGCTGCCTCCCAACCTGCGCGGCTATGCGCCTGAGGTGGTTGGGGTCGCCAAGACCAACGCCAAGGTGACCATCAGCCAGCAGGGGCGGGTGATCTATGAAACCCAGGTGGCGGCGGGGCCGTTTCGCATTCAGGACATCAACGACGCCGTCACCGGCGAGCTGGACGTGCGGGTGGAGGAACAGGACGGCGGCGTGCAAGCGTTCAAGGTCAATACCGCCAGCATTCCTTACCTGACGCGCCCCGGATCGTGGCGCTTCAAACTGGCCGCCGGCAAACCGTCGGACTGGCAACACCATTCACGCGGGCCGCTGTTCGGCACCGGCGAGTTTTCCTGGGGCGTCAGCAACGGTTGGTCGCTGTATGGCGGTGCGTTGCTGGGCGGCGACTATAACGCGCTGTCATTGGGGGTCGGCCGCGATCTGATGATGTTCGGCGCGCTGTCGTTCGACGCCACCCAGTCGCGGGCGCGGTTGCCGCAGCGAGACGAGACGCTCAGCGGCGGCTCTTACCGGGTGAGCTATTCGAAAACGTTCGACGAGCTGGACAGTCAGGTCACCTTCGCCGGCTATCGCTTCTCGGAAGAGGACTTCATGAGCATGAGCGAGTATCTCGACGCGCGCTATTACGGCAGCCGGGTCGGCAACAACAAGGAGATGTACACCATCACCTTCAACAAGCAGTTCCGCGACTGGGGGCTGAGCAGCTACCTCAACTACAGCCACCAGACCTATTGGGATCGCCCGTCCAACGACCGTTACAACCTGACGCTGTCGAGCTACTTCGATCTCGGCGAGATAAAAAACCTGAACCTGTCGCTGTCGGCCTATCGCAACCGTTACAACGACACCAACGACGACGGCGTGTACCTGTCGCTGTCGATGCCGTGGGGCAACGGCGCCACGCTCAGCTACAACAGCACGGTGAACCGTAACGACACCACGAACCGGGTGGGTTACTACCAGCGAGTCGATGAACACAACAATTACCAACTGAGCGCCGGCAGCGCCCGTCATGGTGCCAACCTGAGCGGCTACTACAACCACGAGGGTGATGCGGCGCGCCTGAGCGCCAACGCCAGCTATCAGGAAGGGCGCTACAGCGCCGTGGGGGTGTCCGCGCAGGGCGGCGCGACGCTGACGCCGGAGGGCGGCGCATTGCACCGCGTCGGCATGATCGGCGGCACGCGCCTGCTGCTGGACACCAACGGCGTGGGCGGGGTGCCGGTGCGCGGCTACGGCAGCACCGTTCGCACCAACCGCTTCGGCAAGGCGGTGGTGGCGGACGTCAACAGCTACTACCGCAACAAGGCCAGCATCGATCTGGACAAACTGGGCGACAACGCCGAAGCCACCCGCTCGGTGGTGCAGGCCACCCTGACCGAAGGCGCGATCGGCTACCGTCAGTTTGACGTTATCGCCGGCGAGAAAGCGATGGCGATCGTCAAACTGGCGGACGGCAGCACGCCGCCGTTCGGCGCCACGGTGCTGAACGCCCGCAAACAAGAGACCGGCATCGTCAATGACGGCGGCAGCGTGTACCTGAGCGGCGTCAGAGCCGGTGAGAGCATGACGCTGCACTGGAGCGGCGCGGCGCAGTGCCAGGTGCAGCTGCCGGCAACGCTGCCGGCCGACATGCTGACGCGCACGCTGCTGCTGCCGTGTCGGCCGATCGCCGCGGCGCAATCGGCCCCGGTTGAATAA
- a CDS encoding fimbrial protein, which produces MRRFIHPLVSPCILMATLMSPAVSAASGSQGWGRVNMQGAIIDTACAIAAGSREQTIDMAVMPTGNIMRDGLGNTHPFTIELINCTLERPKPNLPDWRQFQVVFDGDADGDLFGVHGEAKGIALQISDDLGNIAAPGRPLPLGDITPGNMSLNYSIKLVANNQPMRAGSYFSAVRFKLDYY; this is translated from the coding sequence ATGCGCCGGTTTATTCACCCTTTAGTGTCTCCTTGCATATTGATGGCCACGCTGATGAGCCCGGCCGTGTCGGCGGCGTCCGGCTCTCAAGGTTGGGGGCGCGTAAATATGCAAGGAGCCATTATTGATACCGCTTGTGCGATTGCCGCCGGCAGCCGCGAGCAGACTATCGATATGGCTGTGATGCCGACGGGAAATATTATGCGCGACGGCTTAGGGAATACGCACCCATTCACCATCGAATTAATCAACTGCACGCTTGAGCGTCCAAAGCCGAATTTACCGGACTGGCGACAGTTTCAGGTGGTTTTCGACGGCGACGCCGACGGCGACTTATTCGGCGTGCACGGTGAGGCGAAAGGCATCGCGCTGCAAATATCCGATGACCTGGGGAATATCGCCGCGCCTGGCCGGCCATTGCCGCTGGGCGATATAACGCCGGGCAACATGTCGCTCAATTACTCCATTAAATTGGTTGCCAATAACCAGCCGATGCGTGCGGGAAGCTATTTTTCCGCCGTGCGGTTCAAGCTGGATTATTACTGA
- a CDS encoding fimbrial protein, with the protein MKLNKIMLTAVLAFGVSSLAHAADQGHGKVTFTGSIIDAPCSISPETVDQTVDMGQVSNVALKNGGKSAPRQFDIKLEQCDNSTLKTVTTTFEGKASTANKDLLGIVGTASGASIAITDTASNPIKLGTATAPQNLGTGTNTLRFAAYLQGDGASSAVVPGDFTAVADFKLAYQ; encoded by the coding sequence ATGAAACTGAACAAAATCATGCTGACAGCAGTTCTGGCGTTTGGCGTTTCTTCTCTGGCGCATGCTGCCGATCAAGGGCATGGCAAAGTGACGTTTACCGGTTCCATTATTGATGCGCCTTGCTCCATTTCTCCCGAGACCGTGGACCAGACCGTGGATATGGGCCAGGTGTCCAACGTTGCGTTGAAAAATGGCGGCAAATCAGCGCCGCGCCAGTTCGATATTAAGCTGGAACAGTGCGACAACTCGACGCTGAAAACTGTCACCACCACCTTCGAAGGCAAAGCCTCTACCGCCAACAAGGACCTGCTGGGCATCGTCGGCACCGCCAGCGGCGCCAGCATCGCCATCACCGACACCGCCAGCAACCCGATCAAGCTGGGCACCGCAACGGCTCCACAGAACCTGGGTACCGGCACCAACACGCTGCGCTTCGCGGCTTACCTGCAGGGCGACGGCGCTTCCTCCGCCGTGGTTCCGGGCGACTTCACCGCCGTGGCCGATTTCAAGCTGGCTTACCAGTAA
- a CDS encoding FaeA/PapI family transcriptional regulator encodes MIKRTSKQQELQNLQQHLLTTLHRLCPSANGMAPPPPGEWPTTRQLAESNDITIYQARNLLLNLAGRGKVLVTPGPVNKSLRWYPSL; translated from the coding sequence ATGATAAAACGCACGTCAAAACAACAAGAATTACAAAACCTGCAGCAGCATTTATTAACGACGCTGCACCGTCTCTGCCCTTCGGCCAACGGCATGGCCCCGCCGCCGCCCGGTGAGTGGCCCACCACTCGTCAGCTGGCCGAGTCCAACGACATCACCATCTATCAGGCGCGCAACTTGCTGTTGAACCTGGCCGGCAGAGGTAAAGTGTTGGTCACGCCGGGGCCGGTCAACAAGTCGTTGCGCTGGTACCCTTCCCTCTGA
- a CDS encoding EmmdR/YeeO family multidrug/toxin efflux MATE transporter — protein sequence MNLYAALRQRVENTPWYAKRKSYRVLFWREITPLAVPIFLENACVLLMGVLSTFLVSWLGKEAMAGVGLADSFNMVIIAFFAAVDLGTTVVVAFSLGKRDRRRARAAARQSLVLMTAVALLLAAGIHLAGEQIIDVIAGAASPEVKALALSYLQTTVWSYPAAAIALIGSGALRGAGNTKIPLLINGGMNILNIIISSILIYGMLGWHGLGFVGAGLGLTISRYIGAIAILYVLAIGFNPALHITLKSYFTPLKMSILWEVLGIGIPASVESVLFNGGKLLTQMFVAGMGTNVIAGNFIAFSIASLINLPGNALGSASTIIVGRRLGKGEIGQAERQLRHIFWLSTLGLTAIAWGTAPLAGVFAAFYTSQDDVKTVVKTLIWLNAAFMPIWAASWVLPAGLKGARDARFAMWVTMLGMWGCRVVAGYVLGIELGMGVVGVWLGMFLDWAVRGALFYWRMVSGRWLWKYPRVRRTDAG from the coding sequence TTGAACCTGTATGCCGCCCTGCGTCAGCGCGTGGAAAATACGCCCTGGTATGCCAAACGGAAAAGTTACCGCGTACTGTTTTGGCGCGAGATCACGCCGCTGGCGGTGCCGATCTTTCTGGAAAACGCCTGTGTTTTGCTGATGGGGGTGCTGAGCACCTTTCTGGTGAGCTGGCTCGGTAAAGAGGCGATGGCCGGGGTGGGGCTGGCAGACAGCTTCAACATGGTGATCATCGCCTTTTTTGCCGCGGTGGATCTCGGCACTACCGTGGTGGTGGCCTTCAGCCTCGGCAAGCGCGATCGCCGGCGGGCGCGGGCCGCGGCGCGCCAGTCGCTGGTGCTGATGACCGCCGTGGCGCTGTTGCTGGCGGCGGGCATTCATCTGGCGGGCGAGCAGATCATCGATGTGATCGCCGGTGCGGCCTCGCCGGAAGTGAAAGCGTTGGCGCTCTCTTACCTGCAAACCACGGTGTGGAGCTACCCGGCGGCGGCGATTGCGCTGATCGGCAGCGGCGCGCTGCGCGGCGCGGGCAACACCAAGATCCCGCTGCTGATCAATGGCGGCATGAATATCCTCAATATCATCATCAGCAGCATCCTGATCTACGGCATGCTGGGTTGGCACGGTCTGGGCTTCGTCGGCGCCGGGCTGGGGCTGACGATTTCCCGCTACATCGGCGCGATCGCCATCCTCTATGTGCTGGCGATCGGTTTTAACCCGGCGCTGCACATCACGCTGAAAAGCTATTTCACACCGCTGAAAATGAGCATCCTGTGGGAAGTGCTGGGGATCGGCATTCCCGCCAGCGTCGAATCGGTGTTGTTCAACGGCGGCAAGCTGTTGACGCAGATGTTCGTCGCCGGCATGGGCACCAACGTGATCGCCGGTAACTTCATCGCCTTCTCCATCGCTTCACTGATCAACTTGCCGGGCAACGCCCTGGGATCGGCCTCGACCATCATCGTCGGCCGGCGGCTCGGCAAAGGCGAGATAGGTCAGGCGGAGCGGCAGCTGCGCCATATTTTCTGGCTTTCGACCCTCGGGCTGACCGCCATCGCTTGGGGCACGGCGCCGCTGGCCGGGGTGTTCGCCGCGTTTTACACCTCGCAGGATGACGTGAAAACGGTGGTGAAAACCCTGATCTGGCTAAACGCCGCCTTTATGCCGATCTGGGCCGCCTCCTGGGTATTGCCCGCCGGGCTGAAAGGCGCGCGCGATGCCCGCTTTGCCATGTGGGTGACGATGCTCGGCATGTGGGGCTGCCGCGTGGTGGCCGGCTATGTGCTGGGCATTGAGCTGGGCATGGGCGTGGTGGGCGTCTGGTTGGGGATGTTCCTCGATTGGGCGGTGCGCGGCGCCTTGTTCTACTGGCGCATGGTCAGCGGGCGCTGGCTGTGGAAATATCCGCGCGTGCGGCGCACGGACGCCGGCTAA
- the gspS gene encoding type II secretion system pilot lipoprotein GspS, which yields MSTLFRTSLCGAVALLLLAGCQQTAHKPAPPLQAQLDHIASMLAGGHFLRVDCGRSEVPDDVKLQRTAMRAAQHRGWDTHAAGYRQLPALTQARYLTLQQDNQLLTEKCAALSRSTARFIAAAQADQEDYME from the coding sequence ATGTCTACTCTGTTTCGCACTTCTCTTTGCGGCGCGGTGGCGTTGCTGCTGCTTGCGGGTTGCCAGCAGACGGCGCATAAGCCGGCGCCGCCGCTGCAGGCGCAGTTGGATCATATCGCATCGATGCTCGCCGGCGGGCACTTTCTGCGTGTGGACTGCGGGCGCAGCGAGGTGCCGGACGACGTGAAACTGCAGCGCACCGCGATGCGTGCGGCGCAGCATCGCGGCTGGGATACGCATGCGGCCGGGTATCGGCAGTTACCGGCGCTCACTCAGGCGCGTTACCTGACCCTGCAACAGGATAATCAACTGCTGACGGAAAAATGCGCCGCGCTCAGCCGCAGCACGGCGCGCTTTATCGCGGCGGCGCAGGCCGATCAGGAAGACTACATGGAGTAG
- a CDS encoding peptidase domain-containing ABC transporter — translation MKDHNLFERINEKLIFSLRKRVPSILQSESSECGLACLAMISSYYGFNVDMLSLRQRFGISTQGATLGTISQIASQIQLKTRALSLDIDEVNQLKTPCVLHWNMNHFVVLVKVRRASFVIHDPAFGRRVIGLQEMSNHFTGIALELWPDRAFQKETLKTRLRLLDLMKNIEGLPGTLLKIFALSIVIESVNLLLPVGTQLVTDHVIQAHDYSLLTVICLGLIFFTLFRAVVSIARAWISIVLGTLTDIQWKTTLFEHLLKLPLDFFEKRHLGDIQSRFSSLDAIRTTFTNNIVSGIIDGIMTVGLFVMMMVYGGWLVWVVSGFTLVYILIRMMTYRTYRQFSEEQIVKAAKANSHFMETLYGVSTVKALGIKDTRSSYWLNLNVDAANTNIKITRFNMMFGGINTFITTLDQVAILWLGAMMVIDNSMTLGMFMAFNAYRGQFSQRASNLIDLAIGLRMLSLHNERISDIVFTDAEPESAPRQIFQPGKGVAVEVKNLTYQYDALSRPIFKDLDMCIAAGESVAVVGVSGAGKTTLLKVMCGLLSPTSGQILADSMDIHKVGVNNYRNAIACVLQDDRLFSGSIAENISGFEVNADKALIVACAVHSNIHDEIMQMPMGYETLIGELGNGISGGQKQRLFIARALYRRPSVLFMDEATSHLDVENELAINRAISSLNITRVIVAHRKSTIDSADRVVVLGAASGDPASNG, via the coding sequence ATGAAGGATCATAATCTCTTTGAACGGATCAACGAGAAGTTAATCTTCTCTCTGCGCAAACGGGTGCCGAGCATCTTGCAGTCGGAGTCATCTGAATGCGGCCTGGCGTGCCTCGCCATGATTTCATCCTATTACGGGTTTAATGTGGACATGCTGAGCCTGCGGCAGCGATTCGGCATCTCCACCCAAGGCGCGACCCTGGGTACCATTTCACAAATCGCCTCGCAGATTCAGCTCAAGACGCGCGCGCTGTCATTGGACATCGATGAAGTCAACCAGTTGAAAACGCCCTGCGTATTGCATTGGAACATGAACCATTTCGTGGTGCTGGTGAAGGTTCGCCGCGCCAGCTTTGTGATCCACGATCCCGCCTTCGGGCGCAGAGTGATCGGCCTGCAAGAGATGTCGAATCATTTTACCGGCATTGCGCTGGAGCTGTGGCCCGACAGGGCGTTTCAGAAAGAGACGCTAAAGACCCGCTTGCGCCTGCTGGATTTGATGAAAAACATCGAGGGGCTGCCGGGGACGCTGCTCAAGATTTTTGCGTTATCTATCGTCATTGAGTCGGTCAACCTGCTGCTGCCCGTGGGGACCCAACTGGTGACCGACCATGTCATTCAGGCGCACGACTACAGTTTGCTGACGGTCATTTGTTTGGGGCTGATCTTCTTCACCCTGTTTCGCGCCGTGGTCAGTATTGCCAGAGCCTGGATTTCCATCGTACTGGGGACGCTGACCGACATTCAGTGGAAGACAACGCTGTTCGAGCATCTGTTAAAGCTGCCGCTGGATTTTTTCGAGAAACGGCACCTGGGGGATATTCAATCGCGATTTTCCTCGTTGGATGCGATCAGAACCACCTTTACCAATAATATCGTCAGCGGGATCATCGACGGCATCATGACGGTTGGCCTGTTCGTGATGATGATGGTCTACGGCGGATGGCTGGTCTGGGTTGTGTCAGGCTTCACCTTGGTCTATATCCTCATCAGGATGATGACTTACCGAACCTACCGCCAATTCTCGGAAGAACAAATCGTCAAGGCGGCCAAGGCCAATTCCCATTTCATGGAGACGCTGTACGGCGTCTCTACGGTCAAAGCGCTCGGCATCAAGGACACGCGCTCCAGCTATTGGCTCAATTTGAACGTCGATGCGGCCAATACCAATATCAAAATCACCCGATTCAATATGATGTTCGGCGGGATCAACACCTTCATCACCACGCTCGATCAGGTGGCGATACTTTGGCTCGGTGCCATGATGGTCATCGACAACTCGATGACGCTCGGCATGTTTATGGCGTTCAACGCCTACCGCGGCCAGTTCTCGCAGCGGGCTTCCAACCTGATCGATCTGGCGATCGGGCTGCGCATGCTGTCGCTGCATAATGAGAGGATATCCGACATTGTGTTTACCGATGCGGAGCCGGAATCCGCGCCGCGGCAGATATTTCAACCGGGCAAGGGCGTTGCCGTCGAGGTTAAAAACCTCACCTATCAATATGACGCGCTGTCCCGGCCGATATTTAAAGATCTGGACATGTGCATTGCGGCCGGTGAAAGCGTGGCCGTGGTGGGGGTCTCCGGCGCCGGGAAGACCACGTTGCTGAAGGTGATGTGCGGCTTGCTCAGCCCGACCTCAGGCCAAATATTGGCCGACTCTATGGATATCCATAAAGTGGGGGTGAATAACTACCGTAATGCGATCGCCTGCGTGCTGCAGGACGACCGGCTGTTCTCCGGCTCCATCGCGGAAAACATCAGCGGTTTCGAGGTCAATGCCGATAAGGCGTTGATTGTCGCTTGTGCGGTGCACAGCAACATTCACGATGAAATCATGCAGATGCCGATGGGCTACGAAACCCTGATTGGCGAGTTGGGGAACGGCATCTCCGGCGGGCAAAAACAACGCTTGTTTATTGCGCGTGCGCTCTACCGGCGGCCGAGCGTGCTGTTTATGGATGAAGCGACCAGCCATCTGGACGTTGAGAATGAATTGGCAATCAACCGGGCGATATCTTCATTGAATATCACGCGCGTGATTGTCGCCCACAGAAAGTCGACGATCGACTCGGCAGATAGGGTAGTGGTGCTGGGGGCGGCGAGCGGTGACCCGGCGAGCAACGGCTGA
- a CDS encoding HlyD family secretion protein, giving the protein MSENKSRNIFRQEAVNYQRQRWTGRALLISGASSYVIAVTCFIFILILAGALYFCEYTRRVDVEGEVISIPHSTNVFSSQYGYVNRSFHQAGDVVEKDEPLYVIDVSRSTASGNVSHIAASEINKQIGNLDSIISKLNKNKDAMLDNLRKQINSYELAYKETEKLNLNARDGMEKMRESLKNYEHYLTKGLITKDQLNYQRSLFQQQQSSYQALNSQKIQQNIQLSQLRSDLLIRAADYDNQISQSESQRSELQRQLAESNAGDQVIIKAPLKGKIESLSVTAGQVVESGSSLAQIKPIENIKYYLVLWLPNNSLPYVKIGDGINIRYEAFPSDKFGQFPGRIESISSVPASPQEMSEYSSGNKRERNAYYKVLASISDTQFSDKGKYLEISSGLQARVIVFLDKKPLYQWAVAPLYDIKNSVVGRVDEGS; this is encoded by the coding sequence ATGAGTGAAAATAAGAGCAGAAATATTTTCCGCCAGGAGGCGGTTAATTATCAACGTCAAAGATGGACCGGCAGAGCGCTGTTAATTTCCGGTGCGTCGAGCTATGTGATTGCCGTTACGTGCTTTATTTTTATTCTTATTTTAGCGGGCGCGCTCTATTTCTGTGAGTATACGCGCAGGGTCGATGTCGAGGGCGAGGTGATCAGCATTCCGCATTCGACCAACGTTTTCTCCTCTCAATATGGCTACGTGAATCGATCTTTTCATCAGGCCGGTGATGTGGTGGAAAAAGACGAACCGCTATACGTCATTGATGTGTCGCGCAGCACGGCCTCAGGCAATGTCAGCCATATCGCCGCCAGTGAAATCAACAAACAGATTGGCAATCTGGATTCGATTATCAGCAAGCTGAATAAAAACAAAGACGCCATGCTGGATAACCTGAGAAAACAGATCAATAGCTATGAGTTAGCGTATAAAGAAACGGAAAAACTTAATCTCAATGCCCGAGACGGCATGGAAAAAATGAGGGAGAGTTTAAAAAACTATGAGCATTACCTGACCAAAGGATTGATTACCAAGGATCAGTTGAACTATCAGCGTTCGCTCTTTCAGCAACAGCAGAGCTCCTATCAGGCGCTCAACAGCCAAAAGATTCAGCAGAATATCCAGCTGTCGCAGTTGCGCAGCGATCTGCTTATTCGCGCCGCCGATTACGACAATCAAATTTCGCAAAGCGAATCGCAACGCAGCGAATTGCAACGTCAATTGGCGGAATCCAATGCTGGCGACCAGGTGATCATCAAAGCGCCCCTGAAAGGGAAAATCGAGTCTCTGAGCGTGACCGCCGGGCAGGTGGTCGAGAGCGGCAGCAGCCTGGCGCAGATCAAGCCGATTGAAAACATCAAATATTACCTGGTGTTGTGGCTGCCGAATAACAGTTTGCCCTACGTAAAAATCGGCGATGGCATCAACATTCGCTACGAAGCTTTTCCCTCGGACAAATTCGGTCAGTTCCCGGGGCGAATTGAGTCGATCTCCTCTGTTCCGGCTTCGCCGCAGGAGATGTCGGAATACAGCAGCGGCAATAAAAGGGAGAGGAACGCCTACTACAAAGTGTTGGCGTCCATTAGCGATACGCAATTCAGCGACAAAGGAAAATATCTGGAAATCAGCAGCGGGCTGCAGGCCAGAGTGATTGTCTTTCTGGATAAGAAACCGCTTTATCAATGGGCGGTAGCGCCTTTGTATGACATAAAAAACAGCGTGGTGGGGAGAGTCGATGAAGGATCATAA
- a CDS encoding fimbrial protein codes for MNVFLRIFRYGALLWLATLTTLAYAGTCSTNAKTIRMGLLTLAVDPRIEIGEQLAVRTENSISGTTFSFLCSGSVAYRSMSPLTPSALPGVFETGIDGVGVTISDLWQSNKNVPFNTAISPNLLTPWINRNDVRLTFIKTGPIKTGGDMGGKIIARYYLDSTSVLDLSISGMKVIQKSCLVDLNYKNQTVNLGSPKRSEFNGVGSSAVSSERNFFVVLQCQEDNIPVQVTFEAAGSSPGVGMIDIADGSDAAKGVAVEVLDENRNPIAFSRPINYHTAAEKEIRIPLMARYKQTGDISPGQADAVMTFTITQN; via the coding sequence ATGAACGTTTTTCTCAGGATATTCCGTTACGGCGCCCTGCTGTGGCTGGCAACGCTAACGACGTTGGCCTATGCCGGCACCTGTAGCACAAATGCAAAAACCATCCGCATGGGGTTGCTGACCCTGGCCGTGGATCCGCGTATTGAAATCGGCGAGCAGTTGGCTGTTCGTACGGAAAACAGTATCAGTGGCACCACGTTTTCTTTTCTTTGTTCGGGCTCGGTCGCCTATCGCTCCATGTCGCCGCTGACGCCGAGTGCGCTGCCCGGCGTGTTTGAAACGGGCATTGACGGCGTAGGGGTGACGATTTCAGACCTGTGGCAGAGCAATAAGAACGTGCCTTTCAATACGGCGATTTCGCCCAATCTGCTGACGCCGTGGATCAACCGCAACGATGTCAGGCTGACGTTCATCAAAACCGGCCCGATAAAAACCGGCGGCGATATGGGGGGGAAGATTATCGCCAGATATTATCTGGACTCGACCTCGGTATTGGATTTGAGCATTTCCGGCATGAAGGTCATTCAGAAAAGTTGCCTGGTTGATTTGAATTATAAAAATCAGACGGTGAATTTAGGCAGCCCAAAACGCAGCGAGTTTAACGGGGTCGGCAGCAGCGCGGTTTCTTCGGAACGCAACTTCTTCGTGGTCTTGCAATGCCAGGAAGACAATATTCCGGTGCAGGTGACGTTTGAAGCGGCGGGAAGTTCTCCGGGCGTAGGCATGATCGATATTGCCGACGGCTCCGATGCGGCAAAGGGCGTTGCTGTAGAAGTCTTGGACGAGAACCGTAATCCGATCGCTTTTTCCCGGCCGATTAACTATCACACCGCTGCAGAAAAAGAGATCAGAATTCCCTTAATGGCGCGATATAAGCAAACGGGAGACATTAGCCCCGGACAGGCCGATGCGGTGATGACATTCACGATTACGCAGAATTAA